The genomic region CCACGCCTTCCTTCTCCTCCCGTTTCCGCTTGTCAGAGAAGATCGAAGGCAAATCCTCAAGAACGCGCTTCTTCCACTGCCCGATCTGGTTCGGATGCACCCCGTACTCGCTCGCAATCTGGGCTATGGTCTTCTCGCCTTTCACCGCCTCCAGGGCAACCTTGGCCTTGAACGCCGCATCGTGATTCCTTTTCATCTGCCATTCCTCCTTCACGGATGATGGCAGGCATCATACACCAATTACCACTGTCTGAATTTTGGGGAGTACTATAGATGACACTTTGAGTTTTGTTCTCGCCGCTAGCGATTCCACAGGGATAATGTCTTGGGTGCTTAGTGTTTTTTCTGATAGCGTTCACTCCTACCCGCCAGTCAAGAGCTGGGCAGGATTGGGAGATCCTCCTGGAGTGATAGAGTGGGATGGAAGATGTGGTCCTGCTGGTGTGCTTGCATTTCCTGGGACTTACCACTATGACTACGCGGTCCTTGACAGGTACTTTAATGAGGCTCGCATAGACAGCCAGATTCTGACTGT from Candidatus Eisenbacteria bacterium harbors:
- a CDS encoding transposase, coding for MKRNHDAAFKAKVALEAVKGEKTIAQIASEYGVHPNQIGQWKKRVLEDLPSIFSDKRKREEKEGV